The Streptomyces racemochromogenes DNA segment CACGCGGTTACCTCTTCACACCGATCAGTGATCGCGCGGCCGTCCCGCGCCGACGTAAGGAGCCGACCATGACCAGCCGGATCATCCACAGCTGCGCCAAGGGCGTGTTGGGGATCGACACGTCGGGCGACCCCTGGCTCGGCCTGGAGGCCTCGTTCACGCCCACCCAGGAGCTGCTGGACCGAGCCCGCTCCGGCTGGCAGCGCTTCACCGCGTCCTTCGAGGAGCCCTGCGATGACTGACCAGTACGAATACGTCCCCCACCGCCTCCTCCACCGACGCGTCCGAGACATCGCCTCCGGCACCGAAGGCCTGTTGATGGCGGTGATCAATGAGAACGTCTCCGACACCGGCATCGAACGCTGGATGGAACTGGCCTACATCCGTGGCGCCTGCGGCCGCGAGTTCACCACCGCCGCCACCAACGTCGAACCCGCCCCGGACCAGCCCAAGACGGCCGCCGGCCGCCGAGACAAGAGAAGCGCGTAGCGATCTGTCGCGCCTGCCGGACTCCCAGGTCGATCTGTTCGTCCTCTGGTGCGGGTATCAGCCCAAGGCGGTCGTCGGACGCTGAGAAATGGGGAGCGCGTAGCGATCTGTCGCGCTTGGGGGGTCTGGAGGCCACCTGGATCAACCTCTCGTGCGGGTAGCCGCACCCCTGGCCCGGAATCAGGACACCTGAGGGCCGGATGTCAGGCGGGCCTGCCCCCGGCCCCTCGCCTGATCGCTGACGGACCCGCTCCTCCAAGGATCGTCCGGCCCGTTTCTTCGGGGGTTTCCCGGCAGTCTTTCGGCTTTCCGGTTCGGGCCGGTCGGTCAAGGGTGGCCGAAGGCCATCGCGTAGCGACGCGACCGAAGGGAGCGCCCTTGAGGGACCGGCCCGAACCGGAAGGACGATGGGACTGACGGGAAGCCCCCGCCCCTCCCTGAGACCGGTCCGGGGGACACCGCCCCCGGACTCCGGCCCGCAGACGAGGGGGCGGGTGGGCAAACACCGACCCGCCCCCACCCCCTCGAGGGGGAGATAGCCGGCCCCCGCCCCGGCCCCCACCAGGGGCAGGGGCGGGGGCCCAAACCGTCAGGCTGCCGACGCGTCCGCTGCCTGGGCCTTCAGGGCGCGTTCGACGCCCGCGCGGGCCTCCGAGACCAGGCGGCGCAGCGCGGCGTTCGGCTCGGCGGCGGCCAGCCACGCGTCCGTCGCGTCCAGGGTCGCCTGCGACACCTGGAGGGACGGGTACAGGCCCACCGCGATCTGCTGCGCGATCTCGTGGCTGCGGCTCTCCCAGATGTCCTTGACCACCGCGAAGTACTTCTGCGCGTACGGCGCGAGCAGCTCGCGCTGGTCGGTCTGGACGAAGCCGCCGATCACGGCCTCCTGGACCGCGTTCGGCAGGTCGGACGACTCCACCACCGAGGCCCAGGCCTCCGCCTTGGCCTCGGCGGTCGGGCGCGCGGCCCGCGCCGTCGCCGCGTGGCGCTCGCCGGCGGCCGTCGCGTCCCGCTCCAGCTCCGCCGCGATGGCCGCCTCGTCGGCGCGACCCGTGGCCGCCAGGCGCTCCAGGAACGCCCACCGCAGCTCCGTGTCCACGACCAGGCCCTCGACCTCGGCCGAGCCGTCGAGCAGCGCCGCCAGGTAGGTCAGTTGCCCCTCGGTGCGGGCCGTCGCCGCGAAGGCGCGCGCCCACGCCAGCTGGTGGTCGCTGCCCGGCTCGGCGCCGCGCAGGTGCTCCAGCGTGGCCTCGGTCCAGACGGCCAGGCCCTGGTCCCGCCACGCCGGGTCGGCGTACAGGTCGACGGCCAGCTTCACCTGGCGGTGCAGGGACTGCACCACGCCGATGTCGGTCTCCTTGCCGATGCCCGACAGGACCAGGGACAGGTAGTCGCGCGTGGCCAGCTCGCCGTCACGCGTCATGTCCCACGCCGAAGCCCAGCACAGCGCGCGCGGCAGCGACTCGGTGAAGTCGCCGAGGTGCGCGGTGACGTTCGCCAGCGAGACCTCGTCCAGCCGCACCTTCGCGTACGACAGGTCGTCGTCGTTCAGCAGCACGACCGCCGGACGGGCGCGTCCCGCCAGCTCGGGTACGGCGGTCAGCTCGCCGTCGATGTCCAGCTCGATCCGGTCCTTGCGGACGAGCTTGCCGCCCTCCAGGTCGTACAGGCCGACCGCGATGCGGTGCGGCCGCAGCACCGGCTCGCCCTTGGCGCCCGCCGGCAGCGCCGGGGCCTCCTGGCGGACGGCGAACGCGGTGATGACCCCGTCCGCGTCCGTCTCGATCTGCGGCCGCAGCACGTTGATGCCGGCCGTCTCCAGCCACGCCTTCGACCAGGCGGTCAGGTCGCGGCCGGAGGTCTCCTCCAGCGCGCCCAGCAGGTCCGAAAGGCGGGTGTTGCCGAAGGCGTGCGCCTTGAAGTACGCCTGCACGCCCTTGAAGAAGGCGTCCATGCCCACGTACGCGACGAGCTGCTTGAGCACCGAGGCGCCCTTGGCGTACGTGATGCCGTCGAAGTTGACCAGGACGTCGTCCAGGTCGCGGATGTCGGCCATGATCGGGTGCGTGGACGGCAGCTGGTCCTGCCGGTACGCCCAGGTCTTCATGGAGTTCGCGAACGTGGTCCACGCGTGCGGCCACTTCGAGCCCTCGGCGTAGGCCTGGCAGGCGATCGAGGTGTAGGTGGCGAACGACTCGTTCAGCCATAGGTCGTTCCACCACTCCATGGTGACGAGGTCGCCGAACCACATGTGGGCGAGCTCGTGGAGGATGGTCTCGGCGCGCACCTCGTACGCCGCGTCCGTCACCTTCGAGCGGAAGACGTACTGGTCGCGGATGGTGACCGCGCCGGCGTTCTCCATCGCGCCCGCGTTGAACTCCGGCACGAAGAGCTGGTCGTACTTCGCGAAGGGGTAGTCGTAGGCGAACTTCTCCTGGAACCAGTCGAAGCCCTGCCGCGTGACGTCGAAGATCGCGTCGGCGTCGAGGAACTCGGCGAGCGAGGGGCGGCAGTAGATGCCGAGCGGCACGGACTGCCCGTCCGGGCCCTCGTACGAGCTGTGCACCGCGTGGTACGGGCCGACGATCAGCGCGGTGATGTACGAGGAGATGCGCGGGGTGGGCTCGAAGGCCCACACCCGGTCCTTCGGCTCGGGCGTCGGGGAGTTCGAGATGACCGTCCAGCCCTCGGGGGCCGTCACGGTGAACTGGAACGTCGCCTTCAGGTCGGGCTGCTCGAAGCTGGCGAAGACGCGCCGCGCGTCCGGCACCTCGAACTGGGTGTACAGGTAAGCCTGCTGGTCGACGGGGTCGACGAAGCGGTGCAGGCCCTCGCCGGTGTTGGTGTAGGCGCAGTCCGCGACGACACGGAGCTCGTTGGCCCCGGCGGCGAGGTGGTCCAGGGCGATCCGCGAGTCGCGGAAGACGGCGGCCACGTCCAGCGACTTGCCGTTCAGGACGACCTCGTGGACGGCCGGCGCGACCAGGTCGATGAAGGTCCCGGCGCCTGCCTCGGCCGACTGGAAGCGCACGGTGGTCACGGACGGGAAGGTGCCGCCCTCCTGCGCGCCGCTGAGATCGAGTTCGATCTCGTACGAGTCGACGGTGAGCAGCTTCGCCCGCTGCTGAGCCTCTTCACGGGTGAGATTCGTGCCAGGCACGCGTTCATCTCCTTTGATGGTGACGTTGCCCGGCCATCCTTCCACGCGGGCCGGGCCGCCGGGCGGGACTAATCCAGAGGCGAACACGAGGTCCGATTCCCGCCAGACCCGGCGGGGCCGCCCGCGCACCCTGGACCCATGACCACGACGACGCACACCGCGCTCCCCATCCCGCCCGCCACCCTGACCGCCCTGCGGGCGCGGGACGACGCCGGGCGCCCCTGCGTTCCGTACGAGGACCCCGAGGGCGGCGCGCCGCTGCGCTGCTGCCTGCGCCGCAGCCGGCCGGGGGAGCTGATCGCCCTCGTCTCCTACGCCCCGCTGCGCCGCTGGGCCGCCGCCACGGGAGCCGACCCGGGCGCGTACGACGAGCAGGGCCCGGTCTTCGTCCACGGCGCGGAGTGCGGCGGGCCCGGGGCGGGGTCCGGCCACCCCTTCGCGAACGCGGGGGCCCTGCGTACGGTCCGCCGCTACGACGCGGGTGGCCGCATCCTCGGCGGCCGCGTCCTCACGCTGCCCGAAGCCGGTGCCGCCGAATCCGTCGACCAGGCCCTGGCGGAGGCCTTCGCCGACCCGCGCACCGCCCTCGTCCACGTCCGCGCGGCCGAGTACGGCTGCTTCCTCTTCGAGGTCCGCCGGCCCTGACACGCCGGAGGGGCGGTGCCGTACCGGCACCGCCCCTCCGCGTCGGACCGGTGGCGTCAGCCGCGCAGCTCGTCCGCGACCAGCTCCGCGATCTGGACGGCGTTCAGCGCGGCGCCCTTGCGGAGGTTGTCGTTGGAGAGGAACAGGGCGAGGCCGTTGTCGACGGTCTCGTCCACGCGGATGCGGCCCACGAACGAGGCGTCCTTGCCGGCCGCCTGGAGCGGGGTCGGGATCTCGGACAGCTCGACGCCGGGGGCGTCCTTCAGCAGCTCGTAGGCGCGCTCGACGCTGATCGGACGCTCGAAGCGGGCGTTGACCTGGAGCGAGTGGCCGGAGAAGACGGGGACGCGCACGCAGGTGCCGGAGACCTTGAGGCCGGGGATCTCCAGGATCTTGCGGGACTCGTTGCGGAGCTTCTGCTCCTCGTCGGTCTCGAAGGAGCCGTCGTCGACGATGGCGCCGGCCAGCGGCAGCACGTTGAAGGCGATGGAGCGCTTGTAGACGCCCGGCTCGGGGAACTCGACGGCCTCGCCGTCGTGGACCAGCTTGGTCGCGTCGGCGGCGACGGCCTTGACCTGGCCGTCGAGCTCGGCGACGCCGGCCAGGCCGGAGCCGGAGACGGCCTGGTAGGTGGTGGCGATCAGGGCGGTGAGCCCCGCCTCCTCGTGCAGCGGGCGCAGCACCGGCATGGCGGCCATGGTGGTGCAGTTCGGGTTCGCGATGATGCCCTTGGGGCGGTTCTTGATCGCGTGCGGGTTGACCTCGGAGACCACGAGGGGGACCTCGGGGTCCTTGCGCCACGCGGAGGAGTTGTCGATCACGACGGCCCCCTGGGAGGCGACCTTCTCGGCGAGGGCCTTGGAGGTCGCGCCGCCCGCGGAGAAGAGCACGATGTCCAGGCCGGAGTAGTCGGCCGTGGAGGCGTCCTCGATGGTGATCTCCCGGCCCTGCCAGTCGATGGTGGAGCCGGCGGAACGGGCCGAGGCGAACAGCCGCAGCTCGTCCACCGGGAACTTCCGCTCGGCGAGGATGCCGCGCATGACTCCGCCGACCTGTCCGGTGGCTCCGACGATTCCGACCCTCACGGTGACTCCTTCAAATACGTGGACGCGGGCGCGCGTGAGGCCATCATGCGTTCGACCCCACGAGGCTTGTCCAATCCATTGTCCGAGGTGCGGACAGTGTCGGGTTCGTGAACCGGGGTGACGAGTCCGTGACGGCCGTGTTTCACCGCCACCGAAAGTCCGTTTTGCCTGGTCAGGGGCGGTTAGCTTCCGTTCAGCCGTGATCGTTATCCGGACGCGGCGCACCAGACTCCGATACACCCGCACCCCGGGGGGACCACACCATGCCGAAGATCCACCGCCACCGCCGGTCCATACCGGCCCTCGCCGCCCTCGCGGCGGCGGCCGTCGCCGCTCCCGTGCTGCTGGCGGCCACGCCGGCCAGCGCCCACCCGCGCGAGGGGAAGCTGGCCCAGGAGCTGGTGGAGGAGGTCACCGCGCGCGGGGCCTACCGCCACCTGGCGAAGTTCCAGCAGATCGCGGACGCCAACGGCGGCAACCGGGCCGCGGGCACCCCGGGCCACGCCGCCTCGGCCGCGTACGTCCACGACACGCTGAAGAAGGCCGGGTACGACGTCTCGTACCAGGACTTCGACATCTACGAGGCGCACACGAAGACGGAGAGGACCACCGTCCTCGGCGACCAGCCGCGCGAGCTGGCCACCGCCGCCTTCACCTTCACCAAGTCCACCCCGGCCGGCGGCCTGGCGGCCCCGCTCGCCCTGGCCCGGGTCGACGAGACCCCGGGCTGCACCGCCGACGACTACGCGTCCGGCACCTTCACCGGGAAGATCGCGCTGGTCAAGCGGGGTGCGTGCACCTTCGTGGAGAAGCAGCGGGCCGCCGCCGCGGCGGGCGCGGTCGGCGTGATCGTCTACAACCACAGCGGCACCACCCCGGTCCGCGGCGGGTTCTCCTCCCCGGCCGAGGGGGTCATCCCGAGCGCGGGCATCACCCTGGCCGACGGTGAGGCGCTGGCCGCGGCCGCCGCCAAGGGCGAGGTGAAGGTGCGCCTGGACCTGGACCAGGAGCACGTGAAGAAGACCACCCGCAACGTGATCGCCGAGACGCGCGGCGGGCGCGCCGACCGCGTGGTGACGGTCGGCTCGCACCTGGACTCGGTTCCCGAGGGCCCCGGCATCAACGACAACGGCTCCGGCTCGGCCGGCCTCCTGGAAGTGGCCCTCAAGCTCGCCGACGAGGGTGCAAACAAGAAGAACAAGGGGCCCGCCAACAAGGTGCGCTTCGCCTGGTGGTCGGCGGAGGAGCTGGGCCTGCTGGGCTCCGAGCACTACGTGGCGCAGCTGTCCGAGAAGCAGAAGAAGGACATCGCGCTCTACCTGAACTTCGACATGATCGCCTCGCCGAACCCGGCGCAGTTCGTCTACGACGGCGACGACTCGGACAAGACCGGCGCGGGCGCCGGCCCGGCGGGCTCGGCGCAGATCGAGGCGCTGATCAACGGCTTCCTGGACAAGAAGGGCAAGCCGCACGAGGGCAGTGACTTCGACGGCCGCTCCGACTACGGCCCGTTCATCGAGAACGGCATCCCGGCGGGCGGCACCTTCACCGGGGCCGAGGGCATCAAGACCGCCGAGCAGGCCAAGCGCTACGGCGGCACGGCCGGGGCGGCGTACGACCCGAACTACCACGGGGCGGGCGACAACCTGAAGAACATCGACCTCAAGGCGTTCGACACCAACCTGGACGTCATCGCCCACGCGGTCGGCACGTACGCGGAGTCCCTGCGCACGCTCGGCAAGTAGCGCCGCGAGGGGGGAACGCGAGGGGGAAGCCGAAGGGGCGGTGCTCGGTCGAGCACCGCCCCTCCGTCATGCGTTCACACCGTTACGGGATGACCTTGTCGATCTGCACGCTGCCGGTGCCGGCGGCGGTGCCGCGGGCGTTGAGCAGCTGGACCTGGCCGAAGAACTGACGGCCCTCGGGGGCCGCGCCCGTCACCAGGACGTTCGCCGAGACCTGCGCGGAGGCGCCGGTGGCGAGGTTGACCGCGGCGGCCTCGTCGACCTGGACGGAGCCCAGGGCGGCGGAGAAGAACACGTCGCGGTAGTCGTACGTGGTCGTGCCGGCCGGGACCGCGTAGCCGATCACCTTGATGGTGTAGGTGCCGGCGGCGGGCTTGAGCAGGCTGACGGACTCGTCGGAGTCGCCGTCGGCGGAGGAGCCGACCTTGACGCCGTCCTTGTAGACCTCGAGGTCGAGGTCGGCGGCGGTGTCCGAGGGCTTGTTGATCGCCACGTCGAGGCGGGCGGCGCCCTCACCGACGGTGACTTCGGTGGTCTTGGTCTCGCCGGCGGCGATGGTCGGCTTGTCGACCTTCGCGGAGCCGAGCGGGCCGCCCCGCAGCTTGCCGCCGGAGATGGCGGCGGCGTCGTTCTTCACGGTCCACTGGACCGGCGCCGGGGTGCCCTGCTTGACCTCGGGCAGGACCTTGACGGCCGGGTCGAAGCCCGCGCCGAGGACGGAGACGTCCAGCTTGAACGGGTTGTCGAGCAGCGGCGACGTGCGGCGCGACTCGACCTCGATCTCCCAGACGCCCGGCTGCGGGTTCTCGTACGAGCGCAGGTCGGGGCGGCACTTGTTGGCCGGGTTGTCGTAGTTCGGGTAGCACTGGGTGGTCGCGCTGTCCTCGACGCCCGTGCCGTACGGGTGGATCGAGATGAAGCGCGTCTGGCTGCCCGCCGCGAGCCCGCCGAGGGCGACCTCGAGGGTCTTGGCGCCCTGCGGAACGGTCACGAAGTACGACTTGTGGCTGTTGCGCTGCACGGTGGAGGTGTCCGACAGCGTGAAGGACGGCTGCGCCAGCGGGGTGGAGGCGACGACCGTGGCCAGGATCTGCTTGTCGACGCCCTCGGTGGTGGGGTCGTCGAGCTGCAGGATGCCGCTGTGGACGCCGGCCGACTTGACGTTGGCCTCGACCTTGATGGTGACCGGCTTGTTCAGCGGCAGGGTGACGTAGTCGTAGCCGCCACCGCCGACGACCTTGAAGGTGCCGTCGTTGTTGCGCCAGCTGATGTTGTGCCGGGTGCCGTACTTGACGCCGGTGGTGCGGGTGACGACGACGTCGTAGACCTTCTTCTGGCCGACCTTCAGGCCGCCCTCGCGGTCGTAGAGGCCGGTGCCGAAGCCCGGGGTCTTCAGGAACTGGTCGAGCGCGGTGTCGACGGGGGCCTTGACCGTGAACTCGTTGGCCTTGGCTCCGCGCTGGATCGACTCCCACGCCTTGGGGATGTCGATGAGACCGGCGCCCTGTGCGTGGGCCGGGACGTCGTCGATCTTCTTGGCGGTGCTGGTCAGCGCCACGCGCAGGTTGGCCGGGGGCAGGGCGATCTTCGCCTGCTTGGCGGCCGAGATCAGCAGGGCGCTGGCGCCCGCGGCCTGCGGCGAGGACATCGAGGTGCCCTGGAGCATGCCGTAGCCGGCCGGGAGGCTGTAGCCGGACTCCTTCACGGGCGCGCCGGGCAGCCAGGTCTGGATGGTGTTGATGGCAGCGCCGGGGGCGGTGATGGTCGGCGTGAACCCGCCGTCCTCACGCGGACCGCGCGAGGAGAAGGGGAACATGTTGTACTTCTTGGTCACGCCGGAGCCGTAGTTGGCGGCCCAGGTCTCCTTGGAGACCGCGGCGCCCACGGAGATGACCTTGTCGGCGAGGCCGGGGTCGCCGATGGTGTTGACGCCCGGGCCCTCGTTGCCCGCCGAGATGACGAGCTGGACACCGTAGGTGTCGATGAGGTTCTTGTAGAGCTCGGAGCGGGCGTTGTTGCCGTCGTTGAGCGCCGGCAGGCCGCCGATCGACATGTTGACGATGTCGACGCCGCGGTTGACGACGAGGTCGATCATGCCCTCGGTCAGCGCGACGTTGGTGCAGCCGCCGGACCAGGAGCAGGCGCGGGAGGAGACGAGCTTGGCGCCGGGCGCCTGGCCGTTCATCTGGCCGCCGAACAGGCCGTTGGCGGAGGTGATGCCCGCGACGTGCGTGCCGTGCTCGGACTCGATGATGCCGATGTTGACGAAGTCGGCCTTCTTGCCGACCCAGTCCCCGCCGAGCGGGTCCATCTTGACGTCCTTGCGGATCTCGATGGTGAACGGGATCCGCTCGGCGACCTCGGTGGCCGGGTCGTCCTTGCCGAAGTAACCGATCTGGAAGCCGTCCTTGTACGGCTTCATCGGCTCGTTGTTGGTGAAGTCACCGTCCTGGTCGGTGTCGACGCGGACGGTGCCGGCGGCCGGGTCGTAGAGCATGCCGAACCGGTCGGTGGTGTCCCCGTCCCGGTTGACGTCGCCCTTCATGTCGCCGTTGGCGGTGATCGACTCGCTGAAGCGGCTCCACTGGAAGCTGCCCTCGGGGGCCTTCCAGCTCTGGCCGCCGGCGGTGAAGGCGCCGCCCGCGGAGGTGACCGGGGTGATCTGGGCGCGCCAGGTCCCGTCGTTGTCCGTGATCGGGTCGGTCGCGGTCACCCAGTCGACGATCTTGCGCTCGCCGGTGGTGGTCTTCTGCAGCGAGGGGTGGCTGACGTCGACGCCCGAGTCCATGATGCCGATGGTCACGCCACGGCCGTCGGCCTGCGGGTTCTTCTTGACGAAGTCCA contains these protein-coding regions:
- the pepN gene encoding aminopeptidase N — encoded protein: MPGTNLTREEAQQRAKLLTVDSYEIELDLSGAQEGGTFPSVTTVRFQSAEAGAGTFIDLVAPAVHEVVLNGKSLDVAAVFRDSRIALDHLAAGANELRVVADCAYTNTGEGLHRFVDPVDQQAYLYTQFEVPDARRVFASFEQPDLKATFQFTVTAPEGWTVISNSPTPEPKDRVWAFEPTPRISSYITALIVGPYHAVHSSYEGPDGQSVPLGIYCRPSLAEFLDADAIFDVTRQGFDWFQEKFAYDYPFAKYDQLFVPEFNAGAMENAGAVTIRDQYVFRSKVTDAAYEVRAETILHELAHMWFGDLVTMEWWNDLWLNESFATYTSIACQAYAEGSKWPHAWTTFANSMKTWAYRQDQLPSTHPIMADIRDLDDVLVNFDGITYAKGASVLKQLVAYVGMDAFFKGVQAYFKAHAFGNTRLSDLLGALEETSGRDLTAWSKAWLETAGINVLRPQIETDADGVITAFAVRQEAPALPAGAKGEPVLRPHRIAVGLYDLEGGKLVRKDRIELDIDGELTAVPELAGRARPAVVLLNDDDLSYAKVRLDEVSLANVTAHLGDFTESLPRALCWASAWDMTRDGELATRDYLSLVLSGIGKETDIGVVQSLHRQVKLAVDLYADPAWRDQGLAVWTEATLEHLRGAEPGSDHQLAWARAFAATARTEGQLTYLAALLDGSAEVEGLVVDTELRWAFLERLAATGRADEAAIAAELERDATAAGERHAATARAARPTAEAKAEAWASVVESSDLPNAVQEAVIGGFVQTDQRELLAPYAQKYFAVVKDIWESRSHEIAQQIAVGLYPSLQVSQATLDATDAWLAAAEPNAALRRLVSEARAGVERALKAQAADASAA
- a CDS encoding DUF1203 domain-containing protein, whose amino-acid sequence is MTTTTHTALPIPPATLTALRARDDAGRPCVPYEDPEGGAPLRCCLRRSRPGELIALVSYAPLRRWAAATGADPGAYDEQGPVFVHGAECGGPGAGSGHPFANAGALRTVRRYDAGGRILGGRVLTLPEAGAAESVDQALAEAFADPRTALVHVRAAEYGCFLFEVRRP
- a CDS encoding aspartate-semialdehyde dehydrogenase, which encodes MRVGIVGATGQVGGVMRGILAERKFPVDELRLFASARSAGSTIDWQGREITIEDASTADYSGLDIVLFSAGGATSKALAEKVASQGAVVIDNSSAWRKDPEVPLVVSEVNPHAIKNRPKGIIANPNCTTMAAMPVLRPLHEEAGLTALIATTYQAVSGSGLAGVAELDGQVKAVAADATKLVHDGEAVEFPEPGVYKRSIAFNVLPLAGAIVDDGSFETDEEQKLRNESRKILEIPGLKVSGTCVRVPVFSGHSLQVNARFERPISVERAYELLKDAPGVELSEIPTPLQAAGKDASFVGRIRVDETVDNGLALFLSNDNLRKGAALNAVQIAELVADELRG
- a CDS encoding M28 family metallopeptidase, translating into MPKIHRHRRSIPALAALAAAAVAAPVLLAATPASAHPREGKLAQELVEEVTARGAYRHLAKFQQIADANGGNRAAGTPGHAASAAYVHDTLKKAGYDVSYQDFDIYEAHTKTERTTVLGDQPRELATAAFTFTKSTPAGGLAAPLALARVDETPGCTADDYASGTFTGKIALVKRGACTFVEKQRAAAAAGAVGVIVYNHSGTTPVRGGFSSPAEGVIPSAGITLADGEALAAAAAKGEVKVRLDLDQEHVKKTTRNVIAETRGGRADRVVTVGSHLDSVPEGPGINDNGSGSAGLLEVALKLADEGANKKNKGPANKVRFAWWSAEELGLLGSEHYVAQLSEKQKKDIALYLNFDMIASPNPAQFVYDGDDSDKTGAGAGPAGSAQIEALINGFLDKKGKPHEGSDFDGRSDYGPFIENGIPAGGTFTGAEGIKTAEQAKRYGGTAGAAYDPNYHGAGDNLKNIDLKAFDTNLDVIAHAVGTYAESLRTLGK
- a CDS encoding S8 family serine peptidase, translated to MTLDSPSSTTGAIPGTRRAARVAAAAGLVAALCATGAVPAFAAAGDDPWTTAPVKSADQKLGSADAELLQEAKAKGDATVTVMVATAPGQTKQVADQLDAVQGASIGQTYDKLGYVRATLPTDKAEAALKAAAKLESVHGMDLRHEIRLPDPRPEASKDGSAKKTAAETYPAPDKNTPAKNPYNPSFETGSVDFVKKNPQADGRGVTIGIMDSGVDVSHPSLQKTTTGERKIVDWVTATDPITDNDGTWRAQITPVTSAGGAFTAGGQSWKAPEGSFQWSRFSESITANGDMKGDVNRDGDTTDRFGMLYDPAAGTVRVDTDQDGDFTNNEPMKPYKDGFQIGYFGKDDPATEVAERIPFTIEIRKDVKMDPLGGDWVGKKADFVNIGIIESEHGTHVAGITSANGLFGGQMNGQAPGAKLVSSRACSWSGGCTNVALTEGMIDLVVNRGVDIVNMSIGGLPALNDGNNARSELYKNLIDTYGVQLVISAGNEGPGVNTIGDPGLADKVISVGAAVSKETWAANYGSGVTKKYNMFPFSSRGPREDGGFTPTITAPGAAINTIQTWLPGAPVKESGYSLPAGYGMLQGTSMSSPQAAGASALLISAAKQAKIALPPANLRVALTSTAKKIDDVPAHAQGAGLIDIPKAWESIQRGAKANEFTVKAPVDTALDQFLKTPGFGTGLYDREGGLKVGQKKVYDVVVTRTTGVKYGTRHNISWRNNDGTFKVVGGGGYDYVTLPLNKPVTIKVEANVKSAGVHSGILQLDDPTTEGVDKQILATVVASTPLAQPSFTLSDTSTVQRNSHKSYFVTVPQGAKTLEVALGGLAAGSQTRFISIHPYGTGVEDSATTQCYPNYDNPANKCRPDLRSYENPQPGVWEIEVESRRTSPLLDNPFKLDVSVLGAGFDPAVKVLPEVKQGTPAPVQWTVKNDAAAISGGKLRGGPLGSAKVDKPTIAAGETKTTEVTVGEGAARLDVAINKPSDTAADLDLEVYKDGVKVGSSADGDSDESVSLLKPAAGTYTIKVIGYAVPAGTTTYDYRDVFFSAALGSVQVDEAAAVNLATGASAQVSANVLVTGAAPEGRQFFGQVQLLNARGTAAGTGSVQIDKVIP